The Humulus lupulus chromosome 3, drHumLupu1.1, whole genome shotgun sequence genome window below encodes:
- the LOC133823565 gene encoding uncharacterized protein At3g28850-like produces MKGMKGKLLKKLKTIQAIGTLRQGLVFHQLNPTTEKFPTTWKCAQTTSTPGEEDIQKESFSELLNIGLSTKRFKDLNHESLEAEFSVGDKETLSSSMKLNDSVFAKEMEKDLSDDQVVGNNIVNEVDCDYDDDDDGINSSLLDFEEKCPPDGNDKVILYTTSLRGIRKTFEDCSAIKFLLESLKVLFCERDVSLHQEYREELWSILGGRVVPPRLFIKGRYIGGADEVVGVLHEQGKLRKLLEGIPLVPAHSPCPGCANVRFSVCFNCNGSRKVLPEGDQSDEELHYIRCPECNENGLVKCPICF; encoded by the coding sequence ATGAAAGGAATGAAGGGGAAGCTCCTTAAGAAACTAAAAACCATACAAGCAATAGGTACTCTGAGACAAGGCCTAGTCTTTCATCAATTGAATCCCACTACAGAAAAGTTCCCTACTACTTGGAAGTGTGCTCAAACGACATCAACTCCAGGAGAAGAAGATATCCAGAAGGAGAGTTTCTCAGAGCTACTAAATATTGGGTTGTCCACTAAACGTTTCAAAGATCTTAACCATGAAAGTTTGGAAGCTGAGTTCAGTGTTGGTGACAAGGAGACTCTTTCATCCTCCATGAAGTTAAACGACAGTGTTTTTGCCAAGGAGATGGAAAAAGACTTGTCAGATGATCAAGTAGTAGGTAATAATATTGTTAATGAGGTTGATTGTGAttacgatgatgatgatgatggaatAAACTCATCATTACTAGATTTTGAAGAGAAGTGTCCACCAGATGGGAATGACAAGGTTATACTATACACAACAAGCTTAAGAGGAATAAGAAAGACGTTTGAAGATTGTAGTGCTATAAAATTCTTGTTGGAGAGTTTAAAGGTATTGTTTTGTGAAAGGGATGTGTCGTTGCACCAGGAATACAGGGAAGAATTATGGAGTATACTAGGAGGTAGAGTTGTCCCTCCAAGGCTTTTCATCAAGGGAAGGTACATTGGAGGAGCTGACGAAGTAGTGGGAGTGCTTCATGAGCAAGGAAAGCTAAGGAAGCTCTTGGAAGGTATCCCACTTGTCCCGGCCCATTCCCCATGCCCTGGCTGCGCCAACGTGCGATTTTCTGTGTGCTTCAACTGCAATGGCAGCCGGAAGGTCTTGCCAGAA
- the LOC133823566 gene encoding uncharacterized protein LOC133823566 produces the protein MAEMKLLLILSLLIAPLAQATDINYCTKRLYEVKVSKVDINPYPIVRGEPATFAIAATTDTPISGGKIEIAVSIFGIQIHRENLDLCTETSCPVSAGDFVVSHSQALPAFTPPGKYTLRMKLHDANGHELTCISFGFDIGLGSSVADS, from the exons ATGGCAGAGATGAAGCTCCTTCTAATCCTCTCCCTCCTAATTGCACCACTGGCTCAAGCCACCGACATCAACTACTGCa CTAAGAGGCTTTATGAAGTCAAGGTTAGTAAAGTGGATATAAATCCTTATCCAATAGTCAGAGGCGAGCCAGCAACTTTCGCCATTGCTGCAACTACAG ATACGCCAATTTCTGGAGGGAAGATAGAGATTGCTGTTTCGATATTTGGAATCCAAATCCACCGAGAGAATCTTGACCTTTGCACTGAGACATCTTGCCCTGTCTCAGCTGGCGATTTCGTGGTTTCTCACTCTCAAGCTTTACCTGCATTTACTCCTCCA GGAAAGTACACACTTAGAATGAAACTGCACGATGCAAATGGTCATGAACTGACGTGCATTTCCTTCGGGTTTGACATTGGGCTTGGATCATCTGTGGCAGATAGCTAG